One part of the Flavobacterium johnsoniae UW101 genome encodes these proteins:
- the dnaJ gene encoding molecular chaperone DnaJ, producing MKKDFYEILGISKNADAAEIKKAYRKSALKYHPDKNPGDKEAEENFKLAAEAYEVLSDPQKKAKYDQYGHQAFDGSGGFGGHGGMNMDDIFSQFGDIFGGGFGGFGGGGGGPRRAKGSNLRIKVKLTLEEIANGVEKKVKVKRKVQAKGVTYKTCTTCNGQGQVMRVTNTILGRMQSASTCPTCGGSGQILDKRPAEADAQGMVQEDETVSIKIPAGVVDGMQLKVSNKGNDAPGNSIPGDLIVAIEEVEHEFLKREGENVHFDLYISFPEAVLGASKDIEAINGKVRIKLEEGIQSGKILRLKGKGIPSLNGYGSGDLLVHVNVWTPKTLNKEQKQFFENALNDEHFVPSPEKSEKSFFEKVKDMFS from the coding sequence ATGAAAAAAGATTTTTACGAAATACTAGGCATTTCAAAAAATGCTGATGCTGCCGAAATTAAAAAAGCATATAGAAAAAGTGCTTTAAAATACCATCCTGATAAAAATCCAGGCGACAAAGAGGCAGAAGAAAACTTCAAATTAGCAGCAGAAGCTTATGAGGTTTTAAGTGATCCGCAGAAAAAAGCAAAATACGATCAATATGGACATCAGGCATTTGATGGTTCTGGCGGATTTGGCGGTCACGGCGGTATGAATATGGATGACATTTTCAGCCAGTTTGGTGATATTTTTGGAGGTGGATTTGGCGGTTTCGGAGGCGGAGGCGGAGGTCCTCGCCGTGCAAAAGGAAGCAATCTTCGAATTAAAGTAAAACTTACTTTAGAAGAAATTGCAAATGGAGTTGAGAAAAAAGTTAAAGTAAAACGTAAAGTTCAGGCTAAAGGTGTAACGTATAAAACATGTACAACTTGTAACGGTCAGGGACAAGTAATGCGTGTAACCAATACTATTTTAGGAAGAATGCAGTCTGCATCAACTTGTCCTACCTGTGGTGGTTCTGGTCAGATTTTAGATAAAAGACCTGCCGAAGCAGATGCTCAGGGAATGGTTCAGGAAGATGAAACGGTATCAATCAAAATTCCTGCGGGAGTTGTTGATGGAATGCAGTTAAAAGTTTCTAACAAAGGTAATGATGCGCCAGGAAATAGTATTCCGGGAGATTTAATTGTTGCAATTGAAGAAGTAGAACACGAATTTCTAAAACGTGAAGGTGAAAACGTTCACTTTGATTTATACATCAGTTTTCCAGAAGCAGTTTTAGGAGCTTCAAAAGATATTGAAGCTATTAATGGAAAAGTTCGCATTAAATTAGAAGAAGGAATTCAGTCTGGAAAAATTTTAAGATTAAAAGGAAAAGGAATTCCAAGTTTAAATGGTTACGGAAGCGGAGATTTATTAGTTCACGTAAACGTTTGGACTCCAAAAACATTAAACAAAGAACAAAAACAATTCTTTGAGAATGCCTTAAACGATGAACACTTTGTTCCAAGTCCTGAAAAATCAGAGAAATCATTTTTTGAAAAAGTAAAAGATATGTTCTCATAA
- a CDS encoding nucleotide exchange factor GrpE, whose amino-acid sequence MKFKNIFKNKSNMTTENTEFDQELDDVTLENNANGEQLIVEELSVEEQLAQDLAKEKDKFLRLFAEFENYKKRTSKERIDLFKTANQEVLLAMLPVLDDFDRAAVEINKSDDENLKKGVELIHEKLKSTLVSKGLEQVEIQAGDAFNADIAEAITQIPAPSDKLKGKVVDVIEKGYKLGEKIIRYPKVVVGN is encoded by the coding sequence ATGAAGTTTAAGAATATTTTTAAAAATAAAAGTAATATGACTACGGAAAATACAGAATTCGATCAGGAATTAGACGATGTAACGTTAGAGAACAATGCAAACGGAGAGCAGTTAATTGTTGAAGAATTAAGTGTTGAGGAGCAATTAGCCCAAGACTTGGCGAAAGAAAAAGATAAGTTTCTGAGATTATTTGCTGAATTTGAAAATTACAAAAAAAGAACTTCAAAAGAGCGTATCGATTTATTTAAAACGGCAAACCAAGAAGTTTTATTGGCTATGCTTCCTGTTTTAGATGATTTCGACAGAGCAGCTGTAGAGATCAACAAATCTGATGATGAAAATTTGAAAAAAGGTGTTGAACTGATTCACGAAAAATTAAAAAGCACTTTAGTTTCTAAAGGCTTAGAGCAGGTTGAAATTCAGGCAGGAGATGCATTCAATGCTGATATTGCTGAAGCAATTACCCAAATTCCAGCTCCATCGGATAAATTAAAAGGGAAAGTTGTAGATGTTATTGAAAAAGGATACAAATTAGGAGAAAAAATTATTCGTTATCCTAAAGTTGTTGTTGGAAACTAA